The following are from one region of the Methanospirillum hungatei genome:
- a CDS encoding nitroreductase family protein: MDETTRKPVISSNVPPCSQCGHCETFCPEGAIHLNIPDLKPPNLSQNIHPVSTEQIQDLVLHRRSIRKYLQKPVPRDTIEEILDIVRYAPSAMNLQTVRWQVIYETKVIRNIAQEIISWMNLMITEQRLHEFAIGTSFPYITSEWEKGRDLITHGAPHLLLTYSGNDELTATTDAIIATSYLDLIAPVFNLGSCWTGILKRAADWSPDVLALLDLPEGSIPQTALLIGHPAFIQYSIPERKPVKVRWIG, translated from the coding sequence ATGGATGAAACAACAAGAAAACCCGTTATCTCATCAAACGTTCCACCCTGCAGTCAATGTGGACATTGCGAAACATTCTGTCCGGAGGGTGCCATTCACCTGAACATCCCAGACCTAAAACCACCAAATCTTTCTCAAAATATTCATCCGGTTTCCACCGAACAGATACAGGATCTGGTTCTCCACAGGCGGTCAATCAGAAAATACCTGCAAAAACCGGTTCCGCGGGATACAATAGAAGAGATCCTGGATATTGTGCGATATGCACCGTCAGCCATGAACCTTCAGACAGTCCGATGGCAGGTTATCTATGAAACTAAAGTAATCAGAAACATTGCTCAAGAGATAATATCCTGGATGAACCTGATGATTACCGAACAAAGGCTTCATGAATTCGCGATTGGAACTTCATTTCCCTATATTACCAGTGAATGGGAGAAAGGCAGGGATCTCATAACACACGGAGCACCACACCTTCTGTTAACATACTCAGGAAATGATGAACTGACTGCAACAACAGACGCAATTATCGCAACAAGTTACCTGGACCTGATTGCACCGGTTTTTAATCTGGGATCCTGTTGGACGGGTATTTTAAAGCGGGCAGCAGATTGGTCACCAGATGTCCTGGCATTACTCGATCTCCCGGAAGGCTCCATACCACAGACTGCACTTTTGATCGGGCATCCGGCATTCATCCAGTATTCAATTCCTGAGCGAAAACCTGTGAAGGTCAGGTGGATAGGATGA
- a CDS encoding NADH-quinone oxidoreductase subunit L — translation MVINVTYMELLIFLILFPLLMAGLLVFIPGENFRRAAVISGAVLVGIASLVALAQSVTSQAVFYSVPVDTIGILIFIGDIIISGYIIFVSLKARQYLVTGITVIQLILLCTVEYLALADHAHIPELFSDQLSGIMAAIIGVIGGLICVYALGYMREYHSEHPDRPDTRPQFFGIMFLFLSAMFGVVFSNNLLWLFFFWEITTLCSFLLIRYPETDEAIKNAFRALLFNLVGGACIPVAFLFIFLTGGSELIGLHELVSAGPGLALIPAGLIAVAGLAKSAQFPFSSWLVGAMVAPTPVSALLHSSTMVKAGVYIIARFAPVFEGQIVGILIALIGGITFLAASAIAISQSNAKKVLAYSTIANLGLIVACCGVGTAEALWAAVLLIVFHAIAKSLLFLSVGTVEHQIHSRDIEDMTGLVTRMPRITMMILIGIAGMFLAPFGMLISKWASLHAFVESVPPYGILLVIIIAYGSGITAFFWAKWMGKLIAVGEPEQKDETHIPKSEKNILYILSALTIGVCFGFPIISWYLIEPWLLTMYKSVTELISLSNIEIMFMMLFLVLIMPFSLARFTQSARRVPRYLCGIPESQTTVFMGSCGINREITLSNYYLDRIFGEERLSRISVGIGIFLIVLLLNILIIGGGL, via the coding sequence ATGGTCATAAACGTTACATACATGGAACTGCTCATCTTCCTGATACTCTTTCCTCTTCTGATGGCCGGCCTGTTAGTATTCATACCAGGTGAAAATTTCAGAAGAGCAGCAGTAATAAGCGGAGCAGTCCTGGTTGGGATTGCGTCTCTTGTTGCACTCGCTCAAAGTGTCACCAGTCAGGCGGTATTTTATTCCGTCCCGGTAGATACTATCGGGATCCTGATTTTTATCGGGGATATTATCATTAGCGGGTACATCATTTTCGTCAGTCTGAAAGCCAGGCAATATTTGGTGACTGGTATCACCGTGATTCAGCTTATACTACTGTGTACGGTAGAATATCTTGCACTCGCAGATCATGCACATATACCGGAATTATTCTCAGATCAGCTCTCCGGAATAATGGCTGCGATAATTGGTGTTATCGGTGGGCTCATCTGTGTGTATGCTCTTGGATATATGCGGGAATATCATTCAGAGCATCCGGATCGACCAGACACGAGACCACAATTCTTTGGAATCATGTTCCTATTCCTCTCTGCAATGTTCGGTGTCGTATTCTCAAACAATCTTCTCTGGTTGTTCTTTTTTTGGGAGATAACAACACTTTGTTCATTCCTTCTGATCAGATACCCGGAGACTGATGAGGCAATAAAAAATGCATTCAGGGCTCTTCTCTTCAACCTGGTTGGAGGAGCATGTATCCCGGTTGCTTTCCTGTTCATTTTTCTAACCGGAGGATCTGAACTTATCGGCCTCCATGAACTTGTCAGTGCCGGTCCTGGTCTAGCTCTTATTCCGGCCGGACTTATTGCGGTTGCAGGACTTGCTAAATCTGCCCAGTTCCCATTTTCATCATGGCTTGTCGGGGCAATGGTTGCACCAACTCCGGTATCTGCCCTCCTTCACTCAAGCACGATGGTAAAGGCAGGGGTATACATTATTGCACGGTTTGCACCGGTCTTTGAAGGACAGATTGTTGGCATTTTAATTGCTCTTATCGGTGGCATCACGTTCCTTGCTGCGTCAGCAATTGCCATATCTCAAAGTAATGCGAAAAAAGTTCTTGCATATTCCACCATTGCAAACCTTGGGCTTATTGTTGCATGTTGTGGGGTTGGAACCGCAGAAGCACTCTGGGCGGCAGTACTCCTGATAGTCTTCCATGCCATTGCAAAATCACTACTCTTCCTGTCGGTCGGTACGGTAGAGCACCAGATCCACAGCAGGGATATTGAAGACATGACAGGACTAGTCACCAGGATGCCCCGGATCACCATGATGATTCTTATTGGCATTGCCGGAATGTTTCTTGCTCCATTCGGGATGCTTATTTCAAAATGGGCATCATTACATGCGTTTGTAGAATCGGTTCCTCCTTATGGTATCCTCTTGGTAATTATTATCGCATATGGCAGTGGTATAACCGCTTTCTTCTGGGCTAAATGGATGGGAAAACTCATTGCAGTTGGTGAGCCTGAACAAAAAGATGAGACACATATTCCGAAATCTGAAAAAAACATACTCTATATTTTATCAGCTCTTACCATAGGGGTTTGTTTTGGTTTCCCGATAATTTCATGGTACCTCATTGAACCATGGCTTTTAACCATGTATAAATCTGTAACAGAACTCATCTCACTCAGCAACATTGAAATAATGTTCATGATGCTCTTTTTAGTGCTCATCATGCCATTTTCTCTTGCCCGGTTCACTCAATCAGCGAGGAGGGTACCACGATACCTGTGTGGAATTCCGGAAAGCCAGACAACTGTCTTTATGGGAAGCTGTGGAATCAACCGGGAAATTACCCTCTCAAATTATTACCTGGACAGGATCTTTGGTGAAGAACGTCTCTCACGAATCAGTGTTGGAATTGGTATCTTCCTGATTGTCCTACTTCTCAATATCCTTATCATCGGAGGTGGCCTGTGA
- a CDS encoding 4Fe-4S binding protein produces the protein MKVGVMALTVLKNLVKGPATIRYPYQPAKVTPVTRGHLVINIDDCIFCGLCRMHCPADAIEVSKPDRTWRLNQFQCVICGCCVSYCPKDCLSIEQTYLPPSTSATYLTFTGPEPDRKEEGQE, from the coding sequence ATGAAAGTAGGAGTTATGGCCCTGACCGTCCTGAAAAACCTTGTCAAAGGACCTGCAACCATCAGATATCCATACCAACCGGCAAAGGTTACACCGGTAACCCGTGGTCACCTTGTTATTAATATTGACGATTGTATATTCTGTGGTCTGTGCCGGATGCACTGTCCTGCAGATGCCATTGAAGTCAGCAAACCTGACCGGACATGGAGGCTAAACCAGTTCCAGTGTGTTATCTGTGGGTGTTGTGTCAGTTACTGTCCAAAAGATTGTCTTTCCATTGAACAGACCTATCTTCCGCCATCGACATCGGCAACTTATCTGACGTTCACCGGACCGGAACCGGATAGAAAGGAAGAGGGGCAGGAATAG
- a CDS encoding NADH-quinone oxidoreductase subunit B family protein, with amino-acid sequence MSYLQKSPWIIHYDASSCNGCDIEVLACLTPLYDVERFGILNTGNPKHADIFVITGGVNEINKEVVQNIYEQMPHPKVVVAVGICACSGGVFKECYNISGGVATVIPVDVYVPGCAARPESIIDGIVQALGILEQKRNTMKAGAEGTV; translated from the coding sequence ATGTCATACCTACAGAAATCACCCTGGATAATTCACTATGATGCCTCAAGTTGTAATGGCTGTGACATTGAAGTATTGGCCTGTCTGACACCACTCTATGATGTCGAGCGGTTTGGAATTCTCAATACAGGAAATCCAAAACATGCAGATATCTTTGTCATTACCGGTGGTGTGAACGAGATAAATAAAGAGGTTGTGCAGAATATCTACGAGCAGATGCCTCATCCTAAAGTTGTCGTAGCGGTTGGTATCTGTGCCTGTTCTGGCGGAGTATTTAAAGAATGCTACAATATTTCCGGCGGTGTTGCAACCGTCATACCTGTCGATGTATATGTTCCTGGATGTGCAGCACGTCCGGAATCGATCATTGATGGTATCGTGCAGGCACTTGGAATACTTGAACAGAAACGAAATACGATGAAAGCCGGAGCGGAGGGGACCGTATGA
- a CDS encoding nickel-dependent hydrogenase large subunit encodes MSKQIIVPFGPQHPVLPEPIHLDLVLEDERVVEAIPSIGYVHRGLEKLVEKRDYKDYVFISERICGICSFIHGATYCQGVEQIMGIEIPRRAEFLRAIWSEYSRMHSHLLWLGCFADSMGYENLFMNCWKVREKILDVLERTTGGRVIQGVNRVGGVSRDMDAAELKRIESEIPGLRADFTELTRIFDEDLTVQTRTKGIGMLPKDKAWNLGAVGPVIRGSGHAIDARSTGYGAYDELDFNPVVRDEADCHARCLVRAEELFTSLDLIENAIDRIPAGEILVPVKGNPSGEYYARAEQPRGEVIHYVKANGKKNLLRHRVRTPTLANVPALVHMLAGCELADVPVIVLTIDPCIGCMER; translated from the coding sequence ATGAGTAAACAGATTATTGTCCCGTTTGGGCCACAACACCCGGTCCTTCCTGAACCAATTCATCTTGACCTGGTTCTGGAAGATGAGCGAGTGGTAGAAGCAATCCCCTCAATCGGATACGTTCATCGCGGCCTTGAAAAACTCGTAGAAAAACGAGACTACAAGGATTATGTATTCATATCCGAGCGTATCTGCGGGATCTGCAGTTTCATTCACGGAGCTACCTATTGCCAGGGAGTAGAGCAAATAATGGGAATTGAGATCCCAAGGCGTGCAGAATTTCTTCGGGCAATATGGTCTGAATACTCCCGTATGCACAGTCATCTCCTCTGGCTTGGATGTTTTGCAGACAGTATGGGGTATGAAAACCTCTTCATGAACTGCTGGAAAGTCAGGGAGAAGATCCTTGATGTACTTGAACGGACAACCGGAGGCCGGGTTATACAGGGAGTAAACCGGGTTGGTGGAGTCAGCAGAGATATGGATGCAGCAGAGCTCAAACGGATTGAGAGTGAAATCCCCGGATTACGTGCTGACTTCACAGAACTAACCCGGATATTTGATGAGGATCTGACAGTCCAGACGAGGACCAAGGGAATCGGGATGCTTCCCAAAGACAAGGCATGGAATCTTGGAGCGGTCGGCCCGGTTATAAGGGGCAGTGGGCATGCAATAGATGCTCGGTCCACCGGGTATGGAGCCTATGATGAACTTGATTTTAATCCCGTTGTCAGAGATGAGGCGGATTGTCATGCCCGATGTCTGGTCAGGGCTGAGGAACTGTTCACCTCACTGGATCTCATAGAGAATGCCATTGACCGGATCCCTGCCGGCGAGATTTTGGTACCAGTCAAAGGCAACCCATCCGGTGAATATTATGCACGGGCAGAACAGCCACGGGGAGAGGTCATTCATTACGTAAAGGCCAACGGAAAGAAAAACCTGCTCCGTCACCGGGTCAGGACGCCGACGCTTGCGAATGTTCCTGCTCTTGTTCATATGCTGGCGGGCTGTGAACTTGCCGATGTTCCTGTTATCGTGCTGACGATTGATCCCTGTATCGGCTGTATGGAGCGGTGA
- a CDS encoding cupin domain-containing protein, giving the protein MIITDVAQVPSGPNPHHVDARKIYDSPHAMTVVITLQPGESLKKHITPVDVFFYVLEGTGIVEIGDEKAEVTKDKLVESPARIPHRWINQSTEVFRVLVVKVPKPTEETKLL; this is encoded by the coding sequence ATGATTATTACCGATGTAGCACAGGTTCCTTCAGGACCCAATCCTCACCACGTGGATGCCAGAAAGATCTATGATTCCCCCCATGCTATGACAGTTGTCATTACGCTTCAACCAGGAGAATCACTCAAAAAACATATAACACCGGTCGACGTCTTTTTTTATGTCCTGGAAGGGACAGGAATTGTTGAGATCGGTGATGAAAAAGCCGAGGTAACAAAAGATAAGTTAGTGGAAAGTCCAGCCAGGATTCCGCACCGATGGATTAACCAGAGTACTGAAGTTTTCAGAGTTCTTGTTGTAAAAGTCCCAAAACCAACTGAAGAGACAAAATTGCTTTAA
- a CDS encoding NADH-quinone oxidoreductase subunit C: MKQPEQNIETITVEDLIHRVHSFHDDGYRLVQISCAQEGDTFELTYTFDRDLALSHLRIPADQETSIPSISRIYLASFVYENEIADLFGIPFSGITVDYKGTFIRTSIPHPFGTPQIAVVKKKPEDKHE, from the coding sequence ATGAAACAGCCAGAACAGAACATCGAGACCATTACTGTCGAAGACCTCATTCACCGGGTCCACTCCTTCCATGACGATGGGTACCGCCTAGTCCAGATCAGTTGTGCACAGGAGGGGGATACTTTTGAACTGACCTACACCTTTGACAGGGATCTGGCCCTTTCACATCTCAGGATCCCAGCGGACCAGGAGACCAGTATTCCAAGTATCTCCCGAATCTATCTTGCATCATTCGTGTATGAGAACGAAATAGCAGATCTCTTTGGCATTCCCTTCTCAGGAATTACAGTTGATTATAAGGGGACATTTATCAGAACCAGCATTCCACACCCGTTTGGAACACCACAGATTGCGGTAGTGAAAAAGAAGCCGGAGGACAAGCATGAGTAA
- a CDS encoding V-type ATP synthase subunit F → MYKVVIITDPESATGFRLAGSDVLEAEDSVTASRLLSSLLHEDETGIIAVREDFLANLDKSLYEEIERCYHPVIIPIPAPRKGDEVSGYVERLLRRAIGYNVVMRS, encoded by the coding sequence ATGTATAAAGTCGTCATCATCACTGATCCTGAATCAGCAACCGGATTTCGCCTTGCCGGGTCTGATGTCCTGGAGGCTGAAGATTCAGTTACAGCATCACGACTGTTATCGTCTCTGCTTCATGAGGACGAAACGGGTATTATTGCAGTTCGTGAAGATTTTCTTGCAAATCTGGATAAAAGCCTGTATGAAGAGATTGAACGGTGTTATCACCCGGTCATTATTCCGATTCCTGCACCCCGGAAAGGCGACGAAGTGAGCGGGTATGTTGAACGTCTGCTCCGGAGAGCGATAGGATATAATGTGGTGATGAGGAGTTAA
- a CDS encoding type II toxin-antitoxin system HicB family antitoxin encodes MKRYQLTTQIWEEEGVYVSQCRDIKVASCGATPKEALDNLHEAIKLWQKNAEFLGI; translated from the coding sequence ATGAAAAGATATCAACTTACAACCCAGATTTGGGAAGAAGAGGGAGTTTACGTCTCACAATGCAGGGATATCAAAGTTGCATCCTGTGGTGCCACCCCAAAAGAAGCTCTTGATAATCTGCATGAAGCAATTAAACTTTGGCAAAAAAATGCTGAGTTTCTCGGAATATGA
- a CDS encoding V-type ATP synthase subunit D yields MEQVHPTRMELMKKRSQIVLAEQGRDLLKEKMEALIQEFFKIMVNFSESREGLEQLAVEADIALLVAEAVDDPVAVKSASYATKRQIMVDISGKNIMGVPVPVIQKTSVALNVMQRGYGLIGTSSRINEAAEKFESELDMIIRLAETETTLRRLGNEIQMNRRRVNALDQIIIPELKDQAKYIRFSIEEREREDLFRLKKVKKLIERKKVKKKMAQAGTRSA; encoded by the coding sequence ATGGAGCAGGTACACCCAACCCGGATGGAGCTGATGAAAAAGCGGTCCCAGATAGTGCTGGCAGAGCAGGGCCGTGATCTCCTGAAAGAGAAGATGGAAGCTCTTATCCAGGAATTTTTTAAGATAATGGTCAACTTTTCTGAGTCAAGAGAAGGGCTCGAACAGCTTGCCGTAGAAGCTGATATTGCCCTTCTGGTAGCGGAAGCCGTGGACGATCCAGTTGCAGTGAAATCTGCTTCGTATGCAACCAAAAGGCAGATCATGGTTGATATCTCTGGAAAAAATATTATGGGCGTCCCGGTTCCGGTGATCCAGAAGACGAGTGTAGCCCTGAATGTGATGCAGCGGGGGTATGGGCTTATCGGTACCAGCAGCCGGATAAATGAAGCGGCTGAAAAATTCGAATCCGAGTTGGATATGATAATCAGACTTGCCGAGACTGAGACTACGCTTCGCCGGCTTGGAAATGAGATCCAGATGAACCGGAGACGTGTCAATGCTCTTGATCAGATTATTATTCCTGAATTGAAAGATCAGGCTAAATATATCCGGTTCAGTATTGAGGAGCGGGAACGAGAGGATCTGTTCAGATTGAAAAAGGTGAAGAAACTGATAGAACGGAAGAAAGTAAAAAAGAAAATGGCTCAAGCCGGTACGAGATCAGCGTAA
- a CDS encoding NADH-quinone oxidoreductase subunit H: protein MNSFNPFLAAALFIILAPVVGILITGLDRILTARMQGRVGPPVLQPWYDIRKLFQKKQVAVWGAQSFFIFCYLIFIIFTGALFFAGGDILLVIFAFTLGHVFLVLGAYVSYSPYAHIGAERELIQLMAVEPMIIIAAIGLYQVNDSFLIGDMANHPGLPILLLPGVFLGFIYILTFKLRKSPFDLATSHHAHQELVKGSTTEFSGWTLGMLELAHIYELVVMLGFIWLFFGDNLILCGIAIVVIMVLEILVDNCTSRVRWQDAMISAWFVTLVAGAGNIFALSIM, encoded by the coding sequence GTGAATTCATTCAATCCCTTCCTTGCAGCAGCATTATTTATCATTCTTGCACCGGTAGTCGGAATTCTTATCACCGGACTGGATCGGATACTGACAGCCAGAATGCAGGGGAGAGTTGGACCGCCTGTATTGCAACCCTGGTATGATATCCGAAAATTATTCCAGAAAAAACAGGTAGCAGTCTGGGGAGCACAGAGTTTCTTTATCTTCTGTTATCTCATCTTCATAATATTCACCGGAGCTCTCTTCTTCGCCGGAGGAGATATTTTGCTCGTCATTTTCGCCTTTACCCTGGGGCATGTCTTCCTGGTGCTTGGTGCCTATGTCTCATACTCACCATATGCCCATATCGGAGCCGAAAGGGAACTTATCCAGTTAATGGCAGTCGAGCCGATGATCATTATCGCGGCTATCGGGCTCTATCAGGTGAATGACTCGTTCCTCATCGGTGATATGGCAAATCATCCCGGACTTCCGATATTGCTATTACCCGGTGTATTTCTCGGTTTTATTTATATATTAACATTTAAACTCAGGAAATCTCCATTTGACCTTGCAACGTCTCACCATGCACATCAGGAGCTGGTGAAGGGAAGTACTACAGAATTCTCAGGCTGGACCCTTGGAATGCTGGAACTTGCTCATATTTACGAACTTGTCGTAATGCTAGGATTTATCTGGCTCTTCTTTGGTGATAATCTCATACTGTGTGGAATTGCCATTGTAGTGATTATGGTCCTAGAAATATTGGTTGATAACTGCACATCAAGAGTGAGATGGCAGGATGCCATGATCAGTGCCTGGTTTGTCACCCTCGTAGCCGGAGCAGGAAACATCTTTGCCCTTTCAATAATGTGA
- a CDS encoding V-type ATP synthase subunit A yields MITGTIARISGPVITARNMTGSRMYDVVSVGKAALPGEIIRLEADEAVIQVYEDTTGLMIHEPVENTGVPLSVELGPGLLASIYDGVQRPLPALYAKSGNYISRGIMVPGLDRDKKWAFHPVKKAGDDVQSGDVIGTVQEFHLVHSIMVPPGVTGTIKTISSGEFTVVDTVCILEDGTELSMLQRWPVRKGRPFIKRLDPEVPLLTGQRVFDTMFPLVKGGTAMIPGGFGTGKTVSEQTLAKWADTQVVVYIGCGERGNEMTDVLTEFPELTDPRTGYPLIERTIMIANTSNMPVAAREASIYTGITIAEYYRDMGIDVALLADSTSRWGEALREVSGRLEEMPGEEGYPAYLATRLAAFYERAGRVICAGSEEKTGSVTIIGAVSPPGGDFSEPITQNTLRIAGTFWALDANLAYRRHYPSVNWIRSYSLYLEDVEDWFSEQVARDWYQFRGRAMYILQKEVELQEIVQLVGPDALPDKEKVVLEIAKIIREDFLQQSAYSDDDSFCPLEKQYWMLKVIIWYYDAIRAAMRRSVPLRQLLSIPARSEIARMKEQKDLGRLKALSDLVWEQTETLEVQTCSTAA; encoded by the coding sequence ATGATAACCGGAACAATTGCCAGAATTTCAGGACCGGTAATTACTGCACGGAATATGACCGGATCGCGGATGTATGATGTTGTATCAGTGGGGAAGGCGGCCCTTCCTGGAGAAATTATCCGGCTTGAAGCAGATGAGGCAGTTATCCAGGTCTATGAGGATACAACCGGTCTTATGATCCACGAACCGGTGGAGAATACGGGAGTTCCTCTGTCTGTAGAACTTGGCCCAGGTTTACTGGCATCTATTTATGACGGAGTTCAAAGGCCTCTTCCTGCCCTGTATGCAAAGAGCGGGAATTATATTAGCAGGGGCATCATGGTTCCCGGGCTTGACCGGGATAAAAAATGGGCTTTTCATCCGGTCAAAAAAGCAGGGGATGATGTACAGTCAGGTGATGTAATTGGAACGGTCCAGGAGTTTCATCTTGTTCATTCAATTATGGTCCCACCCGGAGTTACGGGTACAATTAAAACCATTTCTTCAGGAGAATTCACTGTTGTCGATACCGTCTGCATCCTTGAGGATGGGACAGAATTATCCATGCTTCAGCGGTGGCCGGTAAGAAAGGGAAGGCCCTTTATCAAGCGACTGGATCCGGAGGTTCCCCTGCTCACCGGCCAGCGGGTCTTTGATACGATGTTCCCCCTGGTGAAGGGTGGGACTGCCATGATTCCGGGCGGGTTTGGAACCGGGAAGACAGTATCGGAACAAACCCTTGCAAAATGGGCTGATACCCAGGTGGTTGTTTATATCGGATGTGGTGAGCGGGGAAATGAGATGACTGATGTGCTGACTGAGTTTCCGGAACTGACCGATCCGAGAACCGGTTACCCGCTGATAGAGCGGACGATCATGATCGCAAACACCTCAAATATGCCGGTAGCTGCCCGTGAAGCGTCTATTTACACCGGAATTACAATAGCAGAATATTACCGGGACATGGGCATTGATGTCGCACTTTTAGCAGATTCGACCTCCCGGTGGGGAGAAGCACTCCGTGAAGTCTCCGGAAGACTTGAAGAGATGCCGGGAGAAGAAGGGTATCCTGCTTATCTTGCAACCCGTCTTGCTGCTTTTTATGAACGTGCGGGACGGGTTATCTGTGCAGGTTCTGAAGAAAAAACCGGTTCGGTAACGATTATTGGTGCGGTATCACCTCCGGGAGGTGATTTTTCTGAACCGATAACCCAGAACACTCTTCGGATAGCTGGAACTTTCTGGGCTCTCGATGCAAATCTTGCATATCGCCGGCATTACCCGTCAGTGAACTGGATTCGGAGTTATTCCCTGTACCTCGAGGATGTTGAGGACTGGTTTTCAGAACAGGTTGCCCGTGACTGGTACCAGTTCAGGGGTCGGGCAATGTATATTCTGCAAAAAGAAGTTGAACTTCAAGAGATTGTGCAATTAGTCGGACCAGACGCTCTTCCGGATAAGGAAAAAGTAGTCCTTGAGATTGCTAAAATTATTCGTGAAGATTTCCTCCAGCAGAGTGCTTATAGTGATGATGATTCATTCTGCCCGCTTGAAAAGCAATACTGGATGCTGAAAGTGATTATCTGGTATTATGATGCAATCAGGGCTGCAATGAGACGGAGTGTTCCACTTCGTCAGCTTCTTTCAATCCCAGCCAGGTCAGAGATAGCACGGATGAAAGAACAGAAAGATTTGGGCCGGTTAAAAGCGCTCAGTGATCTGGTGTGGGAACAGACTGAAACCCTGGAGGTGCAGACATGCAGCACGGCAGCCTGA
- a CDS encoding V-type ATP synthase subunit B produces MQHGSLITVDYQTVHYVSGPLIFVERPKEISFGETAQIVLPDGEIRTGQILDIAEDIAIVQVFEGTRGIDSHVTTVRFTGQSPLIDVSYDMLGRVLNGVGRPRDGGPAIIPEARLDIAGMPINPYSRDKPAEFIQTGISAIDALNTLVRGQKLPIFSGAGLPANQLAAQIAKQAKVLGEGENFAVVFAAMGITYKEASFFMKEFEESGALERVVFFLNLADDPTIERIATPRCALTAAEFLAYTHNLHVLVILTDMTNYCDALREISTAREEIPGRRGYPGYMYTDLATIYERAGRIKGCTGSITQIPILTMPDDDITHPVPDLTGYITEGQIVLSRDLFRKGVNPPIDALPCLSRLMNLGIGPGKTREDHRNVADQLYASYAYGRDLRRLVAIVGEEALSELDRNYLKFADHFEKRFISQGNVERSIETTLQVAWELFSLLPDQELKRIKEEYIDKYRTLIISGG; encoded by the coding sequence ATGCAGCACGGCAGCCTGATTACAGTGGATTATCAGACGGTACATTATGTATCAGGTCCTCTCATCTTTGTTGAACGGCCAAAAGAGATCTCCTTTGGTGAGACTGCGCAGATTGTTCTTCCGGATGGAGAGATAAGGACTGGTCAGATCCTTGATATTGCTGAGGATATTGCTATTGTTCAGGTCTTTGAAGGGACCAGGGGTATTGATAGTCACGTGACAACCGTCAGGTTCACCGGCCAGTCTCCTCTTATTGATGTCTCGTATGATATGCTTGGCCGGGTGCTGAACGGAGTCGGGCGGCCACGAGACGGTGGACCGGCAATTATTCCCGAAGCCAGGCTTGACATCGCTGGAATGCCAATTAATCCCTATTCCCGTGACAAACCCGCAGAATTTATTCAGACTGGAATCTCTGCAATAGATGCACTTAATACACTTGTCAGAGGTCAGAAACTCCCCATTTTCTCAGGTGCAGGGCTTCCCGCTAACCAGCTGGCTGCCCAGATAGCAAAACAGGCCAAAGTCCTGGGAGAGGGAGAAAACTTTGCAGTGGTTTTTGCAGCGATGGGTATCACCTATAAAGAAGCTTCATTCTTTATGAAAGAGTTTGAAGAGAGTGGTGCCTTAGAACGGGTCGTTTTCTTCTTAAACCTTGCCGATGATCCAACCATCGAACGGATTGCAACCCCCCGGTGTGCTCTTACTGCTGCTGAGTTTCTGGCATATACACATAATCTGCATGTCCTGGTCATTCTGACTGATATGACCAATTACTGTGATGCCCTTCGAGAAATCTCGACTGCTCGTGAGGAGATTCCGGGAAGGCGTGGATATCCTGGGTACATGTATACCGACCTTGCAACCATTTACGAACGTGCCGGACGTATCAAGGGCTGCACCGGATCAATCACCCAGATTCCGATTCTGACCATGCCGGATGATGATATCACTCACCCAGTTCCTGATCTGACCGGATATATTACCGAAGGGCAGATTGTGTTATCCCGTGACCTGTTTAGGAAAGGGGTTAATCCACCTATTGATGCCCTTCCCTGCCTCTCACGGCTTATGAATCTTGGTATCGGGCCTGGAAAGACCAGAGAAGATCACCGGAATGTGGCAGATCAGCTCTATGCTTCCTACGCCTATGGACGGGACCTTCGAAGGCTGGTTGCTATTGTTGGAGAGGAGGCACTTTCAGAGCTTGATCGGAATTACCTGAAATTTGCGGACCATTTTGAGAAGCGATTTATCTCACAGGGAAATGTGGAGCGAAGTATTGAGACAACCCTGCAGGTTGCATGGGAACTTTTCAGCTTGTTGCCTGACCAGGAACTGAAACGAATAAAAGAAGAATACATCGATAAATATCGGACACTTATCATCTCCGGAGGATAG